One Pyrus communis chromosome 4, drPyrComm1.1, whole genome shotgun sequence genomic region harbors:
- the LOC137732466 gene encoding uncharacterized protein, protein MNHCAMQQGSALSACEDMRSCSRDSVVCPKPRRLGLLNDPVRSFRWHFGHQAEFCDSKAGSDILDSILTKGSFGVEQFSCTEMASQHPFYSGSPPSRVANPLIQDARFLDEQLISSSSLSPIPVPSGQSSSPSSSARKGGCVRTNFGSKPAVRVEGFDCRDRDRRNCSIPTLA, encoded by the exons ATGAATCACTGTGCGATGCAGCAGGGCAGTGCTCTCTCAGCATGCGAAGACATGAGGTCTTGCTCCAGAGACTCCGTCGTCTGCCCCAAACCTCGCCGCCTCGGCCTCCTCAACGATCCCGTCAGATCTTTCCGGTGGCATTTCGG CCACCAGGCGGAGTTCTGTGATTCAAAAGCTGGGTCTGACATTTTAGACAGTATTCTCACTAAG GGATCTTTTGGTGTTGAACAATTTTCGTGTACAGAAATGGCCTCGCAGCACCCATTTTATAGCGGGTCGCCGCCAAGCAGAGTAGCTAACCCATTAATTCAGGACGCTCGATTTTTGGATGAGCAGCTCATCTCGTCCTCATCGCTGTCACCAATACCTGTCCCGTCAGGTCAATCATCGTCTCCTTCCTCGTCCGCGAGGAAAGGAGGCTGTGTTCGGACCAATTTTGGGAGCAAACCGGCAGTGAGAGTTGAGGGTTTTGATTGCCGGGACAGGGATCGGAGGAACTGCAGCATCCCTACCCTGGCATAA
- the LOC137730933 gene encoding ribulose bisphosphate carboxylase small subunit, chloroplastic-like: MASSMVSSAAVSSVHRTSSPAQASMVAPFTGLKSSSAFPVTRKANDITSIASNGGRVQCMQVWPPIGLKKFETLSYLPPLSPESLAKEVDYLLRKNWVPTLEFELERPFVYREHNSSPGYYDGRYWTMWKLPLFGCTDSSQVLKELEEAKTAYPNSFIRIIGFDNVRQTQCISFIAYQPPSY; the protein is encoded by the exons ATGGCTTCCTCTATGGTTTCGTCCGCTGCTGTTAGCTCCGTCCACCGCACCAGCTCCCCGGCTCAGGCGAGCATGGTGGCACCCTTCACCGGGCTCAAGTCCTCCTCAGCCTTCCCCGTGACCCGCAAGGCCAACGATATTACCTCCATTGCCAGCAACGGTGGAAGAGTCCAGTGCATGCAG GTGTGGCCACCAATTGGACTGAAGAAATTTGAGACTCTCTCTTACCTTCCTCCCCTGTCTCCGGAGTCATTGGCCAAGGAAGTTGACTACCTTCTCCGCAAAAACTGGGTTCCCACCTTGGAATTCGAGTTGGAG CGCCCGTTCGTCTACCGTGAGCACAACAGCTCCCCAGGGTACTATGACGGACGCTACTGGACAATGTGGAAGCTTCCCCTCTTCGGATGCACTGATTCTTCCCAAGTTCTCAAGGAGCTCGAGGAGGCCAAGACCGCCTACCCCAACTCCTTCATCAGGATCATCGGATTCGACAACGTCCGCCAAACACAGTGCATCAGTTTCATCGCTTACCAGCCCCCAAGCTATTAA